A genomic window from Oceanobacillus timonensis includes:
- a CDS encoding CapA family protein gives MHHLKYFIIILFILTLTACIPSPDDHTDKQHSSKQTSISLKETDWIDPKVTISAIGDILIHDRVYDDAWDGKTYDFKPMLAAVADDLRASDMTVANQETIMGGEDIGLSGYPNFNSPFEIGDALQDAGVDMVTMANNHTMDRGEAAIQNAIAYYEEIGMPYTGSFKSADDQSEISVLETDQDISVAFLSYTYGTNGMSVPDGKPYLVNLINREQIKEEVEKADELADATIISLHFGKEEERMPNQEQKNLAQYAADLGVDVVIGNHPHVLQPVEWLEGKEGNKTLVAYSLGNFLSGQYQFYNRIGGIFEFNLVKEDNDVHVEDPGFLPTFVEFEEDDGTMKNIQVVPLEQASSGQIENLDGVLSNMQKHMTQWMPELEWKETSQQ, from the coding sequence ATGCATCATTTAAAATATTTTATCATCATTTTGTTCATTTTAACATTAACAGCCTGTATACCGTCTCCGGATGATCATACAGACAAACAACATTCGTCCAAACAGACATCTATTAGTTTAAAAGAAACCGATTGGATCGACCCTAAAGTCACTATTTCTGCAATTGGCGATATCTTAATTCATGACCGCGTTTACGACGATGCCTGGGATGGAAAAACATATGATTTCAAACCGATGCTTGCTGCAGTGGCAGATGATTTAAGGGCATCCGATATGACAGTTGCTAATCAAGAAACCATTATGGGCGGTGAAGATATCGGCTTATCCGGTTACCCTAATTTTAATAGCCCCTTTGAAATCGGCGATGCTTTACAGGATGCCGGAGTCGATATGGTAACAATGGCAAATAACCATACCATGGACAGAGGCGAAGCAGCAATTCAAAATGCGATTGCCTATTATGAAGAAATCGGCATGCCTTACACAGGAAGTTTCAAAAGCGCCGACGATCAATCTGAAATAAGCGTGCTGGAAACCGACCAGGATATTTCCGTTGCCTTTCTAAGTTATACATACGGAACAAATGGCATGTCTGTTCCGGATGGGAAACCCTATCTCGTTAATTTAATTAACCGCGAGCAAATCAAAGAGGAAGTAGAAAAAGCAGATGAACTTGCAGATGCAACGATTATCAGTTTGCACTTTGGCAAAGAAGAAGAACGGATGCCCAATCAGGAGCAAAAGAATTTGGCACAATATGCCGCAGACCTTGGAGTTGATGTCGTCATCGGAAATCATCCGCATGTGCTGCAGCCAGTAGAATGGCTGGAAGGGAAAGAAGGGAACAAAACGTTAGTTGCCTATTCTTTAGGCAATTTCTTATCCGGGCAATATCAGTTTTATAACCGTATTGGCGGTATTTTCGAATTTAATCTGGTGAAAGAAGATAATGACGTGCATGTCGAAGATCCCGGCTTCCTGCCAACTTTTGTGGAGTTTGAAGAAGATGACGGTACGATGAAAAATATCCAAGTTGTTCCGTTAGAACAAGCATCCTCAGGTCAAATAGAGAATCTTGATGGAGTGCTGTCTAACATGCAGAAGCACATGACACAATGGATGCCAGAATTAGAGTGGAAAGAAACTAGCCAGCAATAA
- the gnd gene encoding decarboxylating NADP(+)-dependent phosphogluconate dehydrogenase: MNSIGMFGLGVMGANLALNMANKGEKVAVYNYTPDLTEAFQEKHPHANTTAYYELAKFIHSLEKPRKIFLMVTAGAVVDSVIESLLPLLDQGDIIMDGGNSNFQDSNRRYHDLKEKGFHFIGVGVSGGEVGALNGPALMPSGDKEAYQHVAPILEKIAAQVDGKACCSYLGKEGAGHYVKMVHNGIEYADMQLITEAYQFLRERLGLDVNEIAAIFAEWNQGELESYLMEITADILTRVDDETNQPMVDVILDKSEQKGTGKWTSQNALDIGVPLTIVTESVFMRFLSNVKEERMIAEQELAGPDPLLTQADKNGWIELVQQALFMGKISTYAQGFYQYKQASEQYNWDLQLDEIALIFRGGCIIRAGILNEISDAFKADQALSNLFLSPYFKAILNDYQAAMRKVVIKGMETGLALPCFNASLVYYDGYRSGKSGANLIQAQRDYFGAHTLERIDKEGHFHIQW, encoded by the coding sequence ATGAATTCAATTGGCATGTTTGGACTGGGAGTAATGGGAGCGAATCTTGCTTTGAATATGGCGAATAAGGGTGAGAAGGTTGCGGTTTATAATTATACACCCGATTTAACAGAAGCTTTTCAAGAAAAGCACCCGCATGCGAATACAACAGCGTATTATGAGTTAGCGAAGTTTATTCATTCGTTAGAAAAGCCGCGGAAAATCTTTCTGATGGTAACAGCTGGAGCAGTTGTCGATTCCGTTATTGAAAGTCTTTTGCCTTTGTTGGATCAAGGCGATATTATTATGGATGGAGGAAACTCCAATTTCCAGGATTCCAATCGCAGGTATCATGATTTGAAGGAAAAAGGGTTTCACTTTATTGGAGTAGGCGTTTCCGGTGGAGAAGTGGGGGCATTGAATGGACCTGCACTTATGCCAAGCGGGGATAAAGAAGCCTATCAACATGTCGCTCCAATACTGGAAAAAATTGCGGCACAGGTTGATGGTAAAGCCTGTTGCTCCTACCTTGGTAAAGAAGGTGCCGGGCATTATGTAAAAATGGTGCATAATGGCATTGAATATGCAGATATGCAGCTTATCACAGAAGCCTATCAATTCTTGCGGGAAAGATTAGGCCTGGACGTCAATGAAATAGCCGCTATTTTTGCAGAATGGAATCAAGGTGAGCTGGAAAGCTATCTGATGGAAATCACAGCGGATATCTTAACGCGTGTAGATGATGAGACAAACCAGCCTATGGTTGATGTCATTTTAGATAAATCAGAGCAGAAAGGAACAGGCAAATGGACAAGTCAAAATGCGCTTGATATTGGTGTTCCTTTAACGATTGTGACAGAATCTGTATTTATGCGGTTTTTATCCAATGTGAAGGAAGAGCGCATGATTGCGGAACAAGAATTGGCAGGCCCTGATCCATTATTGACACAAGCTGACAAGAACGGGTGGATTGAACTCGTGCAGCAAGCATTATTTATGGGGAAAATAAGTACCTACGCACAAGGGTTCTATCAATATAAACAGGCATCGGAGCAATATAACTGGGATTTGCAGCTTGATGAAATTGCACTGATTTTCCGCGGCGGATGTATTATCCGTGCAGGAATATTAAATGAAATCAGCGATGCTTTTAAAGCGGATCAAGCACTATCAAATCTTTTCCTTTCTCCTTATTTCAAAGCAATTTTGAATGATTACCAAGCTGCGATGCGTAAAGTCGTTATCAAAGGAATGGAAACGGGGTTAGCATTGCCGTGCTTTAATGCTTCATTGGTATATTATGATGGCTACCGTTCTGGAAAAAGTGGTGCTAATTTGATTCAGGCGCAGCGTGATTACTTTGGAGCGCACACATTGGAGCGTATCGATAAAGAAGGGCATTTTCATATACAGTGGTAA
- a CDS encoding gluconate:H+ symporter yields MENVYPLIIVALAVVTLLLLIMKWNLNTFIALIVVSLLTALALGMSLGDIVETVQEGLGGTLGDIALIFVFGAMLGKLLADAGGAQRIALTLINKFGEKRIQWAVVIASFIIGIALFFEVGLVLLIPIVYQIAKEVKMPLLYLGLPMTAALSVTHGFLPPHPGPTVIAQQYEANIGMVLLIGIVIAVPTVIIAGPLFTKVAQKLVPDAFSRIGNIGSLGTTKTFKEEETPGFGISALTALSPVILMAVTTIVQLIQDIGGLADNLFFEIVGIIGEPMIALLLSLLFAIYTMGIARNIPMKTLMSSAEESVRGISVVLLVTAGGGALKQVLIDGGVGDAVANIFSNTNMSPVLLAWIIAAILRVSLGSATVAALTTAGMVIPLIEGTDVNLALMVLATGAGSLIASHVNDTGFWIFKEYFNLSMKETFATWTLLETIISVSGLIFTLLISFII; encoded by the coding sequence ATGGAAAATGTTTATCCGCTTATCATAGTAGCATTAGCAGTCGTTACGTTATTACTGCTTATTATGAAGTGGAATTTAAATACGTTTATTGCATTGATTGTCGTTTCTTTATTAACCGCTTTAGCGCTGGGCATGTCTCTTGGGGATATTGTTGAAACGGTACAAGAAGGACTCGGCGGAACACTTGGCGATATCGCGCTTATCTTTGTTTTTGGCGCAATGCTGGGGAAATTACTTGCTGATGCAGGAGGCGCACAGCGTATTGCGTTAACATTAATCAATAAGTTTGGTGAAAAACGTATCCAATGGGCTGTCGTTATTGCTTCCTTTATTATCGGGATTGCATTATTCTTTGAAGTCGGCCTGGTATTATTAATTCCAATTGTTTATCAGATTGCAAAAGAAGTTAAAATGCCATTATTATACCTTGGGCTGCCGATGACAGCTGCCTTATCTGTGACACACGGATTCTTGCCGCCTCATCCGGGTCCGACAGTAATTGCACAACAGTATGAAGCAAATATAGGGATGGTCCTTCTTATCGGTATTGTGATTGCGGTTCCAACAGTGATTATTGCCGGACCATTATTTACAAAAGTAGCACAGAAATTAGTACCCGATGCTTTTTCGAGAATCGGTAATATTGGGTCGCTTGGGACGACGAAGACATTTAAAGAAGAAGAAACACCTGGATTTGGTATCAGTGCGTTAACAGCACTTTCTCCTGTTATATTGATGGCGGTTACAACCATTGTGCAGCTAATTCAAGATATTGGCGGGCTTGCGGATAATTTGTTTTTTGAAATTGTAGGCATCATCGGTGAACCAATGATAGCTCTGCTTCTATCGTTATTATTTGCGATTTACACCATGGGTATTGCACGCAACATTCCAATGAAAACATTGATGAGTTCAGCAGAAGAGTCTGTTCGTGGAATCAGCGTTGTTCTGCTGGTTACTGCAGGCGGCGGTGCTTTAAAACAAGTCTTAATTGACGGTGGAGTCGGTGATGCAGTCGCAAATATCTTTTCTAATACCAATATGTCCCCGGTTCTATTAGCCTGGATCATTGCTGCTATTTTGAGAGTTTCATTAGGTTCGGCAACGGTTGCTGCATTAACAACAGCCGGGATGGTTATTCCATTAATTGAGGGGACCGATGTGAACCTGGCGTTGATGGTGTTAGCTACAGGTGCCGGAAGCTTGATTGCTTCTCACGTGAATGACACAGGTTTTTGGATTTTCAAGGAATACTTTAATTTATCTATGAAAGAAACATTTGCAACATGGACGCTGCTGGAAACGATTATATCTGTATCAGGGTTAATCTTTACCCTTTTAATCAGTTTCATTATTTAA
- the gntK gene encoding gluconokinase: protein MDQNKYMLGVDIGTTSTKAVLYRETGDILAQSSQGYDMQTPDIRTAEQSPEDIYQAVRYVIRETVKESKIGTEHLSFISFSSAMHSLIAMDEDNKAITPCITWADNRSSHWTNKIKNEWNGHDIYLRTGTPIHPMSPLSKITWLEQEHPEIAGKTMKYIGIKEYVFYQFFGEYVMDYSLGSATGMMNLENLDWDEGALEVTGISTDKLPRLVPTTASFTNCHPEIAKDLGIAPDMKFIIGASDGVLSNIGVNAVKEGDVAITIGTSGAIRTVIPKPRTDQKGRIFCYALTENHWVIGGPVNNGGMVLRWIRDELAASEVETAKRLNIDAYEVLTAIAKQVEPGSNGLLFHPFLAGERAPLWNANVRGSFIGLTLNHKKEHMVRAALEGVIFNLYTVFLALVEVMNAPVKSIKATGGFSKSELWRQMMADIFDQDVIVPKSYESSCLGACLLGLYAEEKIDSFDMVEDLIGFTHQHDPNPENALIYQELMPMFINISRSLEQEYEQIAAYQERRSLENKKHENRSE from the coding sequence ATGGATCAGAATAAGTATATGCTCGGAGTCGATATCGGCACAACGAGTACAAAAGCCGTGCTGTATCGGGAAACGGGTGACATTTTGGCACAGAGCAGTCAGGGATATGACATGCAAACGCCGGACATCCGAACGGCGGAGCAAAGTCCGGAAGACATTTATCAGGCGGTACGTTATGTTATCCGGGAAACAGTGAAGGAATCAAAGATTGGTACAGAGCATCTTTCCTTTATTTCCTTCAGCAGTGCGATGCACAGTCTTATCGCCATGGATGAGGATAATAAAGCGATTACCCCATGTATTACCTGGGCGGATAACCGCAGTTCACATTGGACAAATAAAATCAAAAATGAATGGAACGGCCATGATATTTATCTGCGGACGGGCACGCCGATTCATCCGATGTCTCCATTGAGTAAAATTACATGGCTGGAGCAGGAACATCCGGAGATAGCTGGAAAAACAATGAAATACATCGGGATTAAAGAATATGTTTTTTATCAATTCTTTGGAGAATATGTGATGGATTATTCGCTTGGTTCTGCTACCGGAATGATGAACTTGGAAAACCTCGACTGGGACGAAGGAGCTCTTGAAGTAACAGGTATTTCAACAGACAAGCTGCCGAGACTGGTTCCGACAACAGCAAGCTTTACCAATTGTCATCCGGAGATTGCCAAAGATTTAGGAATCGCACCAGACATGAAATTTATTATCGGCGCAAGTGATGGGGTGTTATCCAATATTGGCGTGAATGCAGTTAAAGAAGGAGATGTGGCAATTACAATCGGTACGAGCGGAGCAATTCGTACAGTGATTCCTAAACCGCGTACCGATCAAAAAGGGCGTATTTTTTGTTATGCGCTAACAGAAAATCATTGGGTTATCGGTGGTCCGGTAAATAATGGCGGCATGGTGCTGCGCTGGATTCGTGATGAACTTGCTGCAAGTGAAGTGGAAACAGCAAAACGCTTGAACATAGATGCTTATGAAGTGTTGACTGCAATCGCCAAACAAGTGGAGCCGGGTTCAAACGGTTTATTATTCCATCCATTTTTAGCAGGAGAGCGTGCACCACTTTGGAATGCAAATGTTCGCGGATCATTTATTGGGCTTACGCTAAACCATAAAAAAGAGCATATGGTTCGCGCTGCTTTAGAAGGTGTTATTTTTAATTTATATACCGTTTTCCTGGCGTTGGTAGAAGTAATGAATGCTCCAGTGAAATCAATAAAGGCTACAGGCGGATTTTCAAAATCGGAATTATGGCGGCAAATGATGGCTGATATCTTTGACCAGGATGTGATTGTTCCGAAAAGCTACGAATCTTCCTGTCTTGGTGCTTGTCTGCTTGGATTGTATGCAGAAGAAAAAATTGATTCCTTTGATATGGTGGAGGATTTGATTGGTTTTACCCATCAGCATGATCCGAATCCGGAGAATGCCCTAATTTATCAGGAATTAATGCCAATGTTTATCAATATTTCACGTTCATTGGAACAGGAATATGAACAGATTGCAGCTTATCAGGAAAGAAGATCACTGGAAAATAAAAAGCATGAAAATAGGAGTGAATAA